The following proteins come from a genomic window of Nostoc sp. TCL26-01:
- the tyrS gene encoding tyrosine--tRNA ligase, translating into MAENFSWLHRGITEIFPQPTQAETDIESLEKRLATTNRPLRVKYGIDPTGADIHLGHSIPMRKLRGFQDAGHTAVLIIGDFTARIGDPTGKSEVRRQLTEADVQQNAQTYLDQVRPILDFDTPGRLEVRYNSEWLSRLDLGKIIELLATMTVGQMLAKEGFADRYKKENPIFLHEFLYPLMQGYDSVAIEADVELGGTDQKFNIAVGRDLQRHFGQKPQFGVLLPILIGTDGVQKMSKSLGNYVSLAEHPGQKYQKLQGVPDNLLREYFELLTDLPIDKLPENPRDRQMLLAWEVVKQYHGEQAANEAKEAAQSGGKEGAVPEFSLASVTQFPVKLAYLLNATGLCKSTGEGKRKIQEGGVRLDGDRITDVDATFSNPGELDGRVLQVGKNKFVRLVS; encoded by the coding sequence ATGGCGGAAAATTTTTCTTGGCTGCATCGTGGGATTACAGAAATTTTCCCACAACCAACACAAGCCGAAACTGATATTGAGAGTCTAGAGAAACGCCTAGCAACTACAAATCGGCCTCTCCGGGTCAAGTATGGCATTGATCCCACAGGAGCTGATATTCATCTTGGTCATAGCATACCAATGCGTAAACTGCGAGGGTTTCAAGATGCTGGTCATACGGCGGTGTTAATTATTGGTGATTTTACAGCTCGCATTGGCGATCCGACAGGTAAATCTGAAGTGCGTCGTCAATTGACAGAGGCAGATGTTCAGCAAAATGCTCAGACTTACCTTGACCAAGTGCGTCCTATTTTGGATTTTGACACACCAGGGAGGTTAGAGGTGCGTTATAACTCAGAATGGCTTTCCCGACTTGATTTAGGAAAAATTATTGAGTTACTCGCTACCATGACGGTGGGGCAGATGTTAGCTAAAGAGGGATTTGCCGATCGCTATAAGAAAGAGAATCCAATTTTCCTCCATGAGTTCCTCTATCCTTTAATGCAGGGCTATGATTCTGTGGCGATTGAGGCAGATGTAGAACTGGGGGGAACTGATCAAAAGTTTAACATTGCTGTGGGTCGAGATTTGCAGCGTCATTTCGGTCAAAAGCCTCAGTTTGGAGTGCTTTTACCAATTTTAATTGGCACTGATGGGGTACAAAAGATGTCCAAGTCTTTGGGCAATTATGTAAGTTTAGCAGAACATCCCGGTCAAAAATATCAAAAGTTGCAAGGTGTTCCCGATAACCTGCTGAGAGAATATTTTGAATTATTGACAGATTTACCTATCGACAAGCTACCCGAAAATCCCCGCGATCGCCAGATGCTTTTAGCTTGGGAAGTCGTTAAACAATACCACGGTGAACAAGCAGCCAATGAGGCGAAAGAAGCTGCCCAAAGTGGCGGTAAAGAAGGCGCAGTTCCAGAATTTTCTTTGGCTAGTGTGACTCAATTCCCCGTAAAGCTAGCTTATTTACTCAATGCCACTGGTTTGTGTAAAAGTACTGGCGAAGGGAAGCGCAAAATCCAAGAAGGTGGGGTACGCTTAGATGGCGATCGCATCACCGATGTCGATGCCACTTTCTCAAATCCTGGTGAATTAGATGGACGAGTTTTGCAAGTCGGGAAAAATAAGTTCGTCCGTTTAGTATCTTAA
- the pyrF gene encoding orotidine-5'-phosphate decarboxylase: MTTNKIIVALDVADEESAIALIDKLESVTFWKVGLELFTSSGPSILKILKSRQKRIFLDLKFHDIPNTVAGACRAAAGYGVDLLTIHATSGRDALKAAQQAVQEGATQAGVEPPKLIAVTLLTSISARQLAFDLKIPLELPEYALQMALMAQEVGLDGAVCSPQEVAQLRQICGDDFVLVCPGVRPTWAESGDQKRSLTPAQAIQSGADYLVIGRPITAAAAPELAWKRIVQELTTVL, from the coding sequence ATGACTACTAACAAAATAATTGTGGCTTTAGATGTGGCGGATGAGGAAAGTGCGATCGCTCTGATTGACAAACTAGAGTCGGTGACTTTCTGGAAGGTTGGTTTGGAATTATTTACTAGTTCCGGGCCAAGTATTCTCAAAATACTCAAATCTCGGCAAAAGCGCATCTTTCTAGATTTGAAGTTTCACGATATCCCGAATACGGTGGCTGGTGCTTGTCGGGCGGCGGCTGGTTATGGGGTAGATTTGCTGACAATTCATGCTACATCTGGTCGAGATGCCCTAAAAGCTGCCCAGCAGGCGGTACAAGAGGGGGCTACACAAGCAGGAGTAGAACCACCTAAATTGATTGCTGTGACGCTGCTGACGAGCATTTCTGCTAGACAGTTGGCGTTTGACTTGAAAATTCCTCTAGAGTTGCCAGAATATGCGCTACAAATGGCACTGATGGCGCAAGAGGTGGGGTTAGATGGGGCTGTATGTTCACCCCAGGAAGTAGCACAGTTGCGACAAATTTGTGGGGACGATTTTGTGCTAGTTTGTCCAGGTGTCAGACCAACATGGGCAGAATCGGGAGATCAAAAGCGATCGCTAACTCCTGCTCAAGCCATCCAATCTGGGGCAGATTATCTAGTTATAGGTCGTCCAATTACTGCTGCTGCTGCACCTGAGTTAGCCTGGAAACGGATTGTTCAAGAGTTAACCACGGTGTTATGA
- a CDS encoding alpha-hydroxy acid oxidase: MTDVPHPINLFEYEQLARANLSKMAFDYYTSGAWDEITLRDNRVAFEQIKLRPRMLVDVSHINLSTSVLGKPLQLPLLIAPMAFQCLAHPEGELATAMAAALSGVGMVLSTMSTKSLEEVAEVGSKFPTSLQWFQLYIHKDKGLTRSLVERANAAGYQALCLTVDAPVLGQRERDRRNEFALPQNLQLANLSTTPGLEIYHEKGESGLFTYFSQQLNPAVTWEDLAWLQSLSPLPLVIKGILRGDDAVRAVESGAKAIVVSNHGGRQLDGAIASLNALAEIVTAVDGRVEVLLDGGIRRGTDIFKALAIGAKAVLIGRPILWGLAVGGQTGVSHVISLLRDELNVAMALSGCPQLQDIDATFLQLQH, translated from the coding sequence ATGACAGATGTACCTCATCCTATCAACCTTTTTGAGTATGAACAATTAGCCAGAGCTAATCTATCTAAAATGGCTTTTGACTACTACACCAGTGGTGCTTGGGATGAAATCACACTACGGGATAATCGTGTTGCTTTTGAACAAATTAAACTGCGTCCCCGGATGCTAGTAGATGTGAGTCACATTAACCTCAGTACCTCCGTTTTGGGAAAACCTTTGCAACTGCCCTTACTCATTGCACCAATGGCGTTTCAATGTCTGGCGCACCCAGAGGGAGAACTAGCAACAGCAATGGCGGCGGCTTTATCCGGTGTGGGTATGGTGTTGAGTACAATGTCTACCAAGAGTTTAGAAGAAGTAGCAGAGGTAGGGAGTAAATTTCCTACTTCCTTACAATGGTTCCAACTTTACATCCATAAAGACAAAGGTTTAACTCGTTCGTTGGTAGAAAGAGCTAATGCAGCAGGTTATCAAGCTTTATGTTTAACTGTCGATGCTCCTGTACTGGGACAACGAGAACGAGATAGACGCAATGAGTTCGCCTTACCCCAAAACTTACAACTCGCTAATCTGTCAACTACCCCTGGGTTGGAAATATACCATGAAAAAGGGGAATCAGGATTGTTTACATACTTTTCTCAACAACTTAATCCAGCCGTGACTTGGGAAGATTTGGCATGGTTGCAGTCTTTATCACCCTTACCATTAGTAATTAAAGGGATTCTCCGGGGCGATGATGCTGTACGGGCTGTGGAATCTGGAGCTAAAGCCATTGTAGTTTCCAATCATGGTGGCAGACAACTAGATGGGGCGATCGCCTCACTCAATGCCCTAGCGGAAATAGTCACCGCCGTTGATGGTAGAGTTGAGGTACTGCTAGATGGCGGTATCCGTCGCGGTACAGATATCTTCAAAGCTTTAGCTATAGGCGCTAAAGCAGTCTTAATTGGCAGGCCTATTTTGTGGGGACTAGCCGTAGGGGGACAAACTGGTGTCTCTCACGTCATTTCTCTGTTAAGAGATGAGTTAAACGTAGCAATGGCGCTGAGTGGCTGTCCTCAATTACAAGATATTGATGCTACCTTCCTTCAGTTACAACATTGA
- a CDS encoding type II toxin-antitoxin system HigB family toxin: MRIIARSTLRQFWEIHPDAEQPLKAWYDEASRAEWNSPIDIKSTYRNASIIANNRVVFNIKGNDYRLIVHVRYDIKIIFIRFAGTHSEYDNVDTTTI, from the coding sequence ATGCGAATCATTGCCCGCAGTACTTTAAGGCAATTTTGGGAAATACATCCCGATGCCGAGCAGCCCTTGAAAGCTTGGTATGATGAAGCATCTCGTGCAGAATGGAATAGTCCAATAGATATTAAAAGTACTTATCGCAACGCTAGTATCATCGCTAATAATCGTGTTGTTTTTAATATCAAAGGCAATGATTACCGCTTAATTGTTCACGTTCGTTACGACATTAAAATTATTTTTATCCGCTTTGCAGGAACGCATTCTGAATACGATAACGTAGACACGACAACAATTTGA
- a CDS encoding type II toxin-antitoxin system HigA family antitoxin produces the protein MLKLHPIRTEADYRTALDEIERLFDAEPNTLECDLLEVLTTLVEAYEQRHYPIEAPDPVEAILYYLESRGLSWQDLESVIGSRGEVEEVLNRQQPLTLEMIRRLHSSLGIPAEVLIQPYSLMKNSA, from the coding sequence ATGCTCAAACTCCATCCCATCCGAACCGAAGCTGATTATCGTACTGCACTTGATGAAATTGAAAGATTATTTGATGCAGAACCTAATACACTGGAGTGCGATTTGTTAGAAGTTTTAACAACTTTGGTGGAAGCATACGAACAGCGACATTATCCAATTGAAGCACCAGACCCAGTTGAAGCAATTTTATATTATCTCGAATCTCGTGGGCTATCTTGGCAGGATTTAGAATCTGTGATTGGAAGCCGTGGAGAGGTTGAGGAGGTTTTGAATCGCCAGCAACCACTAACACTAGAGATGATTCGGCGTTTGCATTCTTCATTGGGAATTCCAGCTGAGGTGTTGATTCAACCATACTCTTTAATGAAAAATTCAGCTTAG